In Microbacterium profundi, the DNA window TCGACCTGGGTGCCGACGACTACCTGATCAAGCCGTGCTCGTTCATCGTGCTCGTCGCGAGGCTGCGAGCGCTCGTGCGCCGCGGCGCGCCGGAGCGGCCGGTCGCGCTCAGCGTGGGCGACCTTTCGCTGGATCCGGTGCGCCACCGCGTCGAGCGCGGCGGGACGGAGATCGCGCTCACGCCGCGGGAGTTCGGGCTGCTCGAGTTCTTGATGCGGCACCCCGGCGAGGTCGCCACGAAGACGCAGATCGTGGAGGCGGTCTGGGACGCGGCCTACGAGGGCGACCACAACGTGGTGGAGGTCTACATCGGCTACCTGAGGAAGAAGATTGACCAGCCGTTCGGACGCACATCGATCAGGACGGTGCGCGGTGTCGGCTATCGACTCATAGCTCGGGACTGACCTCTCGAGTCCGGGTCCGTCCGCGTCGTCACGCCCGGCGTCACGCCTCGCGCTGCCGCGGCAGCGTGACGCGCAGCGCAGCTCCGGTGCCGCTGTCGACGACCTCGACCTTGCCGCCGTGAGCGAGCACGATCTCCTTGACGATCGCGAGGCCGAGTCCGGTGCCGCCCTCGTCGCGGGCCCTGCTCTCGTCCAGCCGCACGAAGCGGTCGAACACGCGCTCCCGGTCGGCGGCGGGGATGCCCGGCCCGTCGTCGCGCACTTCGATGACGGCAATGCCGTCCTCGGCTCGCACACTCAGCGCCACCACCTCGCGCGCGTGCCGCACGGCATTGTCGACGAGGTTCCGGACGGCCTGGGCCAGCTGAGGCGACGACCCAGAGACGCGCACCGCCTCGATCCTCGCCTCGACCGTCAAGGCGGTGGTGGAGCGGATGCGGTCGCGCTCGTCAGCTCGGGCGAGCAGCAGCAGCCCGTTCACGAGCCGCTCCATCCGTGTCGCCTCCTCGACGAAAGCCTCCGCGGCGGTCCCAGAGAGCGCCCCGTCGGGATGGGCGACGACCGTCTCCCCCATCGCCTTGATCGTGGCGATCGGGCTGCGCAGCTCGTGGCTGGCGTCGGCGACGAACCGCCGCTGCGAGAGCTGAGCCGCCTCCAGCCGCCCCAGCATCCCATTCATCGTCACGGCCAGCCGGCCGATCTCGTCCTGCGCCGCGGGGACGGGCACGCGCTCGGTCAACTGCCGTCCGCCGATCGCGGCCACCTTCGCACGGATGGCCTCCACCGGCTGCAGCGAGCGACCAACGAGCCAGTACGTCGAGACAGCGACGACGAGCACAAGGATGGGGTAGCCGATCGCCAGCAGCGGCAGCACTGCGGCCGTGCTCTCGTCCACCGACTGGAGCGACTGCGCGACGAGGACGGTGTACGTCCCGGTCGGCGTCCCGATGGCGGCGCGCGCGACTCGGTACGCCTCTTCCTCCTCCACCGGCAGCGTCGCATCGTCCCAGACGATCCCGTCGGCGGGGTCGAGGGGCTGGCCGAGCGCAGGCTCACCTTCCAGGTCGGCCGACTGGCTCGCCACGTCGCCGTCGGCGGTGAGGATCTGCACGACCGTGCCCTGGCGCGACGCGCTCTGCGCGGTCGACCCTAGCGACCGCGCCAGCGCGTCGGCGCTCGTTCCAGCCGGGATCGCCTCGAGCTCGACGAAGACCTCCTCGACGCGGTCCTGCACCGACGCCTCGACACTCGCGCTCAACGAGCGCCGCAGCAGCAGTACGAGCGCCGCCGAACCCAGCGCGAGCGCGACGGCGACGATGATGGTGGCGGCCAGCGCTGCTCGGGCTCGAACCCCGATGACGCCGCGCAGCGGCTCCGGCGCGCGAGACGAGCTCGTGCTGGTGCCGTGATTCATCGCTCCGCCCTTGCCATGGCCGAACGATATCCCAGCCGATTCAGCGGTGTGCTCGCGCCTGAGAGCGCTCTCAGGTGGCCAGGTCGGCCCGGATCGGCAGCGGTCCGCCGTGCCGCTCAGCCAATGGACGCGGGCACCTCGTAGTCGGTTGCGGCTAGGTCCAGCTCATCCGGTCCCGAATCGGCGTCGACGATCGAGACGGCGCTCGGACGTCAGACTGCTGAACCTGGGCGATGCTCATAGCCACGTCCTTCGCCTCCGGTGCGCTGAAACGGGCGCGCCAGACCTGCGCATCCACGGCGAGGCGCACCACCGCTCCATCGCGTTCGGCGAGCGGCTCAACAGCTCCGAGGCGAGCCAGGATGCGGCCCATCACCGGATCGTTGGGTTCGACGAGCATAGACCGCGCCATTCGCGCCGTTCGTTCGTCGGTCGCCAGTTCACTCAAGCTCGGCATCGTCGGTTCCTCTCGGCGTTCGTCACCGACGACGTGCGCCGACAGCCCTGGGGGATCAGCGGCGCGGAGGTGCGTTATGAACCGTCGCTGGCGTCGTCCATGATGAGCCCAGCCTCGACCAGCGCCGCTCGCACGGCCGTGCGGTGGACACCCATCCGGCGACCGATCGCCCGCATCGAGACTCCCGCTCGCGCAAGGCGCACGGCCTCCGCTTTCTCATCAATGCCGAGCCCGGGCCGACGGCTCGGTACGTTGCGACGACGGAGGTGGGAGAACACCGTGGCACGATGGATTCCGTACCGCTCCGCGAGGTGCTTGACGCCCATCCCGGCCAGGTAGTCGCCCACGAGAGCGTCCACCTCAGCAGCGGTCAGAAAAGTTTGAGCCGTCTCGACAGTCCTTACGACTGGCCCCCGATCGTCCCTCGGAGCGCTACTCAGGGGACGCCGCGAGATCTCGTACACACCACGATTCATGCGGTTGACTAGGGTCTTCGTCTTCGGGGAGGAGTTGCCGAACGTGCTACCCAGGCACCCTGATGTGGTGAGGTTCAAACCCTCGACGAGAGTCTCCACTCTCGCGAAGGTCTGAACCTCACCACTTTTCTTTTTCCTGGAGCGTGCCGCAGCCGCCCAGTCAACGCGTTCGTCTGCTCCTGCGCGTTGCAGAGCGACCCGAACTGCCGCTCGTACTGCTGAGGTCAGACATTGCGGGTTACTCCGATTCTGTGTGCGCGACGATGTGCATTGCCCTTCATGCGCAGCAGGAGAGCAGCGACGGGTCGGTGGTGAAGGCCTTCGCTGCGATCCGGATGCCCTCGGACATGGTCAGGTAAGGGGCCCACGCGTCGGCGACCTCAGCGATGGTCTTGCCGAGCACGTGGACTCCTGCGGCGGCGAGTTCACCGGCGTCCTTGGCGACGGCGGTGAGGCCGAGGATCTCGCTCGTGTCGGCGTCCACGACGATCTTGATGAACCCGCGGGTGTCGCGGTTCACCAAGGCGCGGGGCACGTGATGTAGGGGCAGGACACGGCAGTCGCAGCGGATCCCCGCGGCGACGACCTCTTTCTCGGTCATCCCGACCGCGCCGATCGCCGGTCCGGTGAATGTCACCCGCGGCAGCTTGGTGTAGTCGACGGACCGGTCGGTGTCGGCGAACGCGTTCTCGGCGACCAGGGTGCCGTGGTGGGCGGCGACGTACACGAACTCCGGGTGTCCGGTCACGTCACCCGCAGCCCAGACCCGCGGATTGGACGACTGCAGCCGGTCGGAGACGACCACCTCGCCGGATTCCCCGGTCTTCACTCCGACCGCGTCGAGGTTCAGGCCGTCGGTGACGGGACGGCGTCCGAGAGCGACGAGCAGCTGATCGGCGCGGAACTCCTGCGAGCCGCCGGACACGTCCGCGGAGACCACGGCCTGCCCGGTCGCCGCGTCTCGGGACACCAGGGTCGGCACCGCGCGGCGGACGACCCGAATGCCCTCGTCGGCGAACACCTCCTGCAGCGTCCTGGACACCTCCGGCTCCTCCTTCGACGCGAGCCGGGACCGCACCAGCACGGTGACCCCGGAGCCGAGGCGGGCGAACAGTTGCGCCTGCTCCAGGGCGACGTAACCGCCGCCGAGCACCAGCAGTGACTCGGGGACCTCGGTCAGTTCCATCGACGTCGTCGAGGTCAGGTACCCGGTCTCGTCCAGGCCATCGATCGGCGGGGCCCACGGCCGGGCACCGGTCGCGACCAGGTAGTGCTCGGCCTCGATCGTCTCGACGCTCCCGTCGTTCCCGGCGACGTGGAGGATCGGCGCGTCCGGGGTGCCAGCGAACGTGGCGTCTCCCCGCTGCACCCGCCACCCGTATGAGTCGGCGACGTCGGCGTACTTCTCGCCCCGCATCGTCTCGACCAGCGCCTGCTTTCCGGCGATCAGCGCGGGCATGTCTACCGGGCCCGCCGTTGTCGCGATCCCCGGAAACCGATCGGCGGCGTCGGCGGCGACGTGCCGTGCATCGGCGGCGGCGATGAGGGCCTTCGACGGCACGCAGCCCGTGTTCACGCAGGTGCCGCCGAGCGTTCCGCGCTCGATCATCACCACCGACTTCCCGAGCGTGGTCGCGCGGATCGCGGCGGCGAACGCTCCGCCGCCCGATCCGATGATGGCGAGGTCGTATTTCGTCGGCATCGCTGCTGCTCCTGTCAATGTTTGGACTTCTGTTCCGTTTCAGCCATACTGGACCTTCCAGTGCAGAGGAAGGTCAAGCGCGGCCCCTGCGAAGAGATCGGAGGCCGCTATGCGCATCGGAGAACTCGCCGAACGCGCGGGCACCACCTCGAAGACTCTCCGGTTCTACGAAGAGCAGGGCCTGCTGCCCCCGGCCGACCGGACGCCGTCCGGGTACCGCGACTACGCGCCCGACGCTGTCGTCCGGATTGACTTCGTCCACCGTGGCCAGGCCGCGGGCCTCACCCTCGCCCAGATCCGCCAGATCCTCGACATCCGCGATAGCGGCCACGCTCCCTGCGCGCACGTGCGCGACCTCCTCGACGCGCGCCTGAACGAGATTGAGCAGCAGATCTCCCAGCTCACCGCCCTGCAAGGCACCATCGCCGACCTCAGGCACGACGCCGCGCACCCGGACCCTGACACGTGCAGCGCGGACCAGGTCTGCCGATACCTGTAGGTCTCCCCGCAGGCGAAAGGCCATCGCCGATCGGTCAACCCGCGGTTCCCGGGCCAATCAGACGAATGTCGATCAGCAGCACGGTCCAGTCACCGTGCGCGTGCATCGGACAGCATCGCGCCGCGCAGCCCGAAGAACGTGGTGGATCGTCTGCTCAAGGGTGCGCGAATGCACGCGTGAATGCCGCCATAGGATTGCCTGGTGTCACTGACGGTCTGGCTCTCCCTGCTCGCGGCATCCGCCGTCATCAGCTTCACTCCCGGGGCCGGCGCCATCAACACGATGTCGACGTCGCTCGCCGAAGGATGGCGGCGCTCGATCTGGGGCGTGATCGGCCTGCAACTGGCCCTGATCGTGCACGTCGTGATCGTCGCGGCGGGAGTCGGCCTCATCGTCTCGCGATCGCCCGTGCTGTTCGCTCTGATCCGCTACGCGGGTGCGGCTTACCTCGCGTATCTCGGGATCAGGCTGATCCTGACGCGCGTCCGCGATGCCGGTGAGAAAGCGGCAGACGGACCGCGGCCGCCGACGAGCCGCTGGTCGATGATCAGGCGCGGATTCTGGGTGAACCTGCTCAATCCGAAGGCGATCGTGTTCTTCCTCGCCTTCATCCCGCAGTTCATCCGGCTCGACCAGCCCGCCCTCCCCCAGTACCTGATCCTGATCGCCACTGTCGTCACAGTGGACGTGCTCGTGATGTGGGGCTTCTTCGCGACCGCGGCAC includes these proteins:
- a CDS encoding response regulator transcription factor; this translates as MRVLLVEDERRLAEAVRHGLIAEAFSVDWADNGIDGLWKAKEQQYDVVVLDIMLPGLNGYKVCEGMRAAGIWTPVLMLTAKDGEYDQADAFDLGADDYLIKPCSFIVLVARLRALVRRGAPERPVALSVGDLSLDPVRHRVERGGTEIALTPREFGLLEFLMRHPGEVATKTQIVEAVWDAAYEGDHNVVEVYIGYLRKKIDQPFGRTSIRTVRGVGYRLIARD
- a CDS encoding sensor histidine kinase, translating into MNHGTSTSSSRAPEPLRGVIGVRARAALAATIIVAVALALGSAALVLLLRRSLSASVEASVQDRVEEVFVELEAIPAGTSADALARSLGSTAQSASRQGTVVQILTADGDVASQSADLEGEPALGQPLDPADGIVWDDATLPVEEEEAYRVARAAIGTPTGTYTVLVAQSLQSVDESTAAVLPLLAIGYPILVLVVAVSTYWLVGRSLQPVEAIRAKVAAIGGRQLTERVPVPAAQDEIGRLAVTMNGMLGRLEAAQLSQRRFVADASHELRSPIATIKAMGETVVAHPDGALSGTAAEAFVEEATRMERLVNGLLLLARADERDRIRSTTALTVEARIEAVRVSGSSPQLAQAVRNLVDNAVRHAREVVALSVRAEDGIAVIEVRDDGPGIPAADRERVFDRFVRLDESRARDEGGTGLGLAIVKEIVLAHGGKVEVVDSGTGAALRVTLPRQREA
- a CDS encoding helix-turn-helix domain-containing protein; the protein is MDALVGDYLAGMGVKHLAERYGIHRATVFSHLRRRNVPSRRPGLGIDEKAEAVRLARAGVSMRAIGRRMGVHRTAVRAALVEAGLIMDDASDGS
- the merA gene encoding mercury(II) reductase; the protein is MPTKYDLAIIGSGGGAFAAAIRATTLGKSVVMIERGTLGGTCVNTGCVPSKALIAAADARHVAADAADRFPGIATTAGPVDMPALIAGKQALVETMRGEKYADVADSYGWRVQRGDATFAGTPDAPILHVAGNDGSVETIEAEHYLVATGARPWAPPIDGLDETGYLTSTTSMELTEVPESLLVLGGGYVALEQAQLFARLGSGVTVLVRSRLASKEEPEVSRTLQEVFADEGIRVVRRAVPTLVSRDAATGQAVVSADVSGGSQEFRADQLLVALGRRPVTDGLNLDAVGVKTGESGEVVVSDRLQSSNPRVWAAGDVTGHPEFVYVAAHHGTLVAENAFADTDRSVDYTKLPRVTFTGPAIGAVGMTEKEVVAAGIRCDCRVLPLHHVPRALVNRDTRGFIKIVVDADTSEILGLTAVAKDAGELAAAGVHVLGKTIAEVADAWAPYLTMSEGIRIAAKAFTTDPSLLSCCA
- a CDS encoding heavy metal-responsive transcriptional regulator is translated as MRIGELAERAGTTSKTLRFYEEQGLLPPADRTPSGYRDYAPDAVVRIDFVHRGQAAGLTLAQIRQILDIRDSGHAPCAHVRDLLDARLNEIEQQISQLTALQGTIADLRHDAAHPDPDTCSADQVCRYL
- a CDS encoding LysE family transporter — its product is MSLTVWLSLLAASAVISFTPGAGAINTMSTSLAEGWRRSIWGVIGLQLALIVHVVIVAAGVGLIVSRSPVLFALIRYAGAAYLAYLGIRLILTRVRDAGEKAADGPRPPTSRWSMIRRGFWVNLLNPKAIVFFLAFIPQFIRLDQPALPQYLILIATVVTVDVLVMWGFFATAARPFQRVTGTARGQRILNTVFGVLFLAVAALLLFVH